A region of Bacillus rossius redtenbacheri isolate Brsri chromosome 2, Brsri_v3, whole genome shotgun sequence DNA encodes the following proteins:
- the LOC134529229 gene encoding uncharacterized protein LOC134529229 isoform X1: MESARKQVLNEDKRRGKKRHLRLNAVRKKRKWNKGKVLRLVDGRLRYVKNHETRFSNYTSHESFSTSKHAGNIENAVERKTQTDSETCYITLSPARCSTSPGDTASHDQVDIDGAGCSFWTNEILATPQKVTTTDYPTEEYDVTGIFSDTEQESKSVTCDYAQLLEGVEKLSSPASSPEQTSPKKTFSSESSTFPIQGRRLFDVDFLFKEMSRISQHNKVFQCSFENMRLIKEHKNGMISKFDFKCNMCGTVESIFSEDPQTNKVNCNMAWVNSMLLTGQSFTQLQDITSTLEMPCMAKETFNKCQKSLSSVIHDVACQSMEAAGKEEARLAVENGSVDVDGVPLIAVVTDGAWCKRSYGNKYDALSGVACIVGKETKKVIFASTRNRYCCICSRANSKNETPKDHVCFKNWNKSSNAMESDIIVEGFKCSVSMHNLKYHQLIGDGDSSIMTQLVKAQPYGPNFTITKIECTNHILRNYLRRIRCIAQKTKNEIGSVSPVLRKAVSDKQLRLRAAVTGAVQHRRAQKEFPIHRKIEELKLDIYNGPFHVFGDHSGCPIRGYFCSGLKENEENLVPPLQEAGIWSEIIAARNIVAHHAVSLLHNVNTNTAESFNNVVCKHVSSKRVNFCLSGGYQTRSELSVISFNSGPQTQSFIHKGLTNSSPGNITKAHIQRKERSSEKRKLRRLTNPQTFKRRKLYVTGPDKDYGCVEQRIPDMEPDEYARQTQEFLASLCKTDEERENLQIATKGQNDSVLWKSERIKRLTASNFGRICNMKKSTKRAKSVVNILYSRFSGTEATRYGLENEHSAIQDFEVNFGKKVARCGLFVDKEHPWLAATPDGLVGDGGILEVKCPAVAARMSPQEAVEQKKVTFCNIVDGKMFLKKGHAYMYQVQGQLHITNRKYCYFVLCTPRGLLVQQIERENSFWKEKMINKLTQFYMTCLLPEIIDPRYPRNMEIREPDNTL; encoded by the exons ATGGAATCTGCGAGAAAGCAAGTTTTGAATGAAGACAAAAGAAGAGGTAAAAAACGTCACTTGCGTCTGAATGCAGTTCGAAAGAAAAGGAAATGGAACAAAGGGAAAGTTTTACGTTTAGTTGACGGCAG GCTGCGTTACGTGAAAAACCATGAAACAAGGTTTTCCAACTATACTTCACATGAGTCTTTCAGTACATCCAAACACGCGGGGAATATAGAAAATGCTGTTGAAAGGAAAACCCAGACAGACAGTGAGACTTGCTACATAACGTTGTCTCCAGCAAG gtgTTCCACCTCTCCCGGCGATACTGCTTCACATGATCAAGTAGACATCGATGGAGCAGGTTGTTCGTTTTGGACAAACGAAATATTGGCGACACCGCAGAAAGTCACAACTACTGATTATCCTACAGAAGAATATGATGTTACTGGAATATTTTCAGACACGGAACAAGAGTCAAAATCGGTCACATGTGACTACGCTCAGCTTCTTGAAGGCGTGGAGAAACTTTCGTCACCAGCATCTTCACCAGAACAAACCTCTCCTAAAAAAACTTTCAGCTCTGAATCATCAACCTTTCCGATACAAGGCCGTCGACTGTTTGATGTTGACTTTCTATTCAAAGAAATGTCGCGCATCAGCCAACATAACAAAGTGTTTCAGTGTTCGTTTGAAAATATGCGATTAATAAAAGAACATAAAAATGGAATGATAAGTAAATTTGATTTCAAGTGTAATATGTGTGGTACTGTTGAATCTATTTTCTCGGAGGACCCCCAAACAAATAAAGTCAACTGTAACATGGCATGGGTGAACAGTATGTTGTTAACGGGCCAAAGTTTTACACAGTTACAAGACATAACTTCAACTTTGGAAATGCCTTGCATGGCCAAGGAGACTTTCAACAAATGTCAAAAATCCCTATCTTCTGTTATACACGATGTCGCATGTCAAAGTATGGAAGCCGCTGGCAAAGAAGAAGCAAGATTGGCAGTAGAAAATGGCAGTGTGGATGTCGACGGAGTTCCTCTCATAGCAGTTGTCACTGATGGAGCTTGGTGTAAACGATCGTATGGAAACAAATATGATGCTCTTTCTGGGGTG gcttGCATAGtaggaaaagaaacaaaaaaagttatcttCGCAAGCACTAGGAATCGATACTGCTGCATATGTTCACGAGCAAACAGTAAAAATGAGACGCCAAAGGACCacgtctgtttcaaaaattggaaCAAGTCTTCAAATGCCATGGAATCTGACATCATAGTGGAAGGTTTCAAATGCAGTGTTTCCATGCATAACCTGAAATATCATCAGCTGATTG GAGATGGCGATAGCAGCATTATGACCCAGTTGGTGAAGGCTCAGCCATATGGTCCAAATTTTACAATCACCAAAATTGAATGTACTAACCACATACTGCGAAATTACCTTCGAAGGATACGTTGTATTGCTCAAAAGACGAAAAACGAAATTGGTTCCGTTTCTCCTGTTCTACGAAAGGCTGTATCTGACAAACAACTCCGCCTTCGAGCTGCAGTCACCGGAGCTGTGCAGCATAGGCGTGCTCAAAAAGAGTTTCCAATTCACAGAAAAATTGAGGAGTTAAAACTTGACATTTACAATGGTCCATTTCACGTATTTGGTGACCACTCAGGATGCCCAATTAGAGGTTATTTCTGTAGCGGATTGAAAGAAAACGAGGAAAACCTTGTACCGCCTCTTCAAGAGGCAGGTATATGGTCAGAAATAATAGCAGCTCGAAACATTGTTGCACATCATGCTGTAAGCCTTTTACATAATGTCAATACTAATACAGCAGAGTCTTTCAATAATGTGGTTTGCAAGCATGTTTCAAGTAAACGAGTAAACTTTTGTTTGAGTGGTGGCTACCAAACAAGAAGCGAGCTCTCTGTAATTTCTTTTAATTCAGGTCCTCAAACACAGTCCTTTATCCATAAAGGTTTAACAAACAGTAGTCCTGGAAACATCACTAAAGCTCACATACAGCGCAAGGAACGTTCATCAGAGAAAAGAAAGCTCAGGAGGCTgacaaacccacaaacatttaAGCGCAGAAAGTTGTATGTGACAGGTCCTGACAAGGATTATGGCTGTGTAGAACAACGCATACCTGACATGGAACCAGACGAATATGCAAGACAGACACAGGAATTTCTCGCTAGTCTTTGTAAAACGGATGAAGAACGAGAAAATCTACAAATCGCTACCAAAGGGCAAAATGATTCTGTTCTCTGGAAATCAGAAAGAATCAAGCGACTGACAGCATCAAATTTCGGTAGAATCTGTAACATGAAGAAATCCACTAAGCGAGCAAAATCCGTTGTCAATATATTGTACAGTAGGTTTTCAGGGACGGAGGCCACAAGGTATGGATTGGAAAATGAGCATAGCGCCATTCAGGATTTTGAAGTGAACTTTGGTAAGAAGGTGGCTCGCTGTGGCTTATTCGTCGATAAGGAACACCCATGGCTGGCAGCAACACCTGACGGTCTTGTTGGAGATGGTGGTATCCTTGAAGTAAAATGTCCTGCCGTAGCTGCCAGAATGTCTCCACAAGaagcagtggaacagaaaaaagtaacattttgtaacattgtggatggtaaaaTGTTTCTGAAGAAAGGACATGCTTACATGTACCAAGTGCAGGGACAACTGCATATTACCAATCGTAAGTACTGTTATTTCGTCCTTTGTACACCACGTGGCTTACTAGTGCAACAAATTGAAAGAGAGAACagtttctggaaagaaaaaatgatCAACAAACTGACACAGTTTTACATGACGTGCCTTCTACCGGAAATAATAGATCCACGTTATCCTAGGAATATGGAAATCAGGGAACCTGATAATACACTGTAA
- the LOC134529229 gene encoding uncharacterized protein LOC134529229 isoform X2, which yields MESARKQVLNEDKRRGKKRHLRLNAVRKKRKWNKGKVLRLVDGRLRYVKNHETRFSNYTSHESFSTSKHAGNIENAVERKTQTDSETCYITLSPARCSTSPGDTASHDQVDIDGAGCSFWTNEILATPQKVTTTDYPTEEYDVTGIFSDTEQESKSVTCDYAQLLEGVEKLSSPASSPEQTSPKKTFSSESSTFPIQGRRLFDVDFLFKEMSRISQHNKVFQCSFENMRLIKEHKNGMISKFDFKCNMCGTVESIFSEDPQTNKVNCNMAWVNSMLLTGQSFTQLQDITSTLEMPCMAKETFNKCQKSLSSVIHDVACQSMEAAGKEEARLAVENGSVDVDGVPLIAVVTDGAWCKRSYGNKYDALSGVACIVGKETKKVIFASTRNRYCCICSRANSKNETPKDHVCFKNWNKSSNAMESDIIVEGFKCSVSMHNLKYHQLIGESQGDQLISDVINYYVFVSIVYFRNNFNAVWYLMFLFPTSHVSYVFIQCCIL from the exons ATGGAATCTGCGAGAAAGCAAGTTTTGAATGAAGACAAAAGAAGAGGTAAAAAACGTCACTTGCGTCTGAATGCAGTTCGAAAGAAAAGGAAATGGAACAAAGGGAAAGTTTTACGTTTAGTTGACGGCAG GCTGCGTTACGTGAAAAACCATGAAACAAGGTTTTCCAACTATACTTCACATGAGTCTTTCAGTACATCCAAACACGCGGGGAATATAGAAAATGCTGTTGAAAGGAAAACCCAGACAGACAGTGAGACTTGCTACATAACGTTGTCTCCAGCAAG gtgTTCCACCTCTCCCGGCGATACTGCTTCACATGATCAAGTAGACATCGATGGAGCAGGTTGTTCGTTTTGGACAAACGAAATATTGGCGACACCGCAGAAAGTCACAACTACTGATTATCCTACAGAAGAATATGATGTTACTGGAATATTTTCAGACACGGAACAAGAGTCAAAATCGGTCACATGTGACTACGCTCAGCTTCTTGAAGGCGTGGAGAAACTTTCGTCACCAGCATCTTCACCAGAACAAACCTCTCCTAAAAAAACTTTCAGCTCTGAATCATCAACCTTTCCGATACAAGGCCGTCGACTGTTTGATGTTGACTTTCTATTCAAAGAAATGTCGCGCATCAGCCAACATAACAAAGTGTTTCAGTGTTCGTTTGAAAATATGCGATTAATAAAAGAACATAAAAATGGAATGATAAGTAAATTTGATTTCAAGTGTAATATGTGTGGTACTGTTGAATCTATTTTCTCGGAGGACCCCCAAACAAATAAAGTCAACTGTAACATGGCATGGGTGAACAGTATGTTGTTAACGGGCCAAAGTTTTACACAGTTACAAGACATAACTTCAACTTTGGAAATGCCTTGCATGGCCAAGGAGACTTTCAACAAATGTCAAAAATCCCTATCTTCTGTTATACACGATGTCGCATGTCAAAGTATGGAAGCCGCTGGCAAAGAAGAAGCAAGATTGGCAGTAGAAAATGGCAGTGTGGATGTCGACGGAGTTCCTCTCATAGCAGTTGTCACTGATGGAGCTTGGTGTAAACGATCGTATGGAAACAAATATGATGCTCTTTCTGGGGTG gcttGCATAGtaggaaaagaaacaaaaaaagttatcttCGCAAGCACTAGGAATCGATACTGCTGCATATGTTCACGAGCAAACAGTAAAAATGAGACGCCAAAGGACCacgtctgtttcaaaaattggaaCAAGTCTTCAAATGCCATGGAATCTGACATCATAGTGGAAGGTTTCAAATGCAGTGTTTCCATGCATAACCTGAAATATCATCAGCTGATTGGTGAGTCACAAGGTGATCAGTTAATTTCAgatgttattaattattatgtatttgtgTCGATAGTATATTTTCGAAATAATTTCAATGCCGTgtggtatttaatgtttttatttccgaCGTCGCACGTTTCATATGTTTTCATACAATGCTGCATATTGTAA
- the LOC134529229 gene encoding uncharacterized protein LOC134529229 isoform X3: MESARKQVLNEDKRRGKKRHLRLNAVRKKRKWNKGKVLRLVDGRLRYVKNHETRFSNYTSHESFSTSKHAGNIENAVERKTQTDSETCYITLSPARCSTSPGDTASHDQVDIDGAGCSFWTNEILATPQKVTTTDYPTEEYDVTGIFSDTEQESKSVTCDYAQLLEGVEKLSSPASSPEQTSPKKTFSSESSTFPIQGRRLFDVDFLFKEMSRISQHNKVFQCSFENMRLIKEHKNGMISKFDFKCNMCGTVESIFSEDPQTNKVNCNMAWVNSMLLTGQSFTQLQDITSTLEMPCMAKETFNKCQKSLSSVIHDVACQSMEAAGKEEARLAVENGSVDVDGVPLIAVVTDGAWCKRSYGNKYDALSGVVSLCIT; encoded by the exons ATGGAATCTGCGAGAAAGCAAGTTTTGAATGAAGACAAAAGAAGAGGTAAAAAACGTCACTTGCGTCTGAATGCAGTTCGAAAGAAAAGGAAATGGAACAAAGGGAAAGTTTTACGTTTAGTTGACGGCAG GCTGCGTTACGTGAAAAACCATGAAACAAGGTTTTCCAACTATACTTCACATGAGTCTTTCAGTACATCCAAACACGCGGGGAATATAGAAAATGCTGTTGAAAGGAAAACCCAGACAGACAGTGAGACTTGCTACATAACGTTGTCTCCAGCAAG gtgTTCCACCTCTCCCGGCGATACTGCTTCACATGATCAAGTAGACATCGATGGAGCAGGTTGTTCGTTTTGGACAAACGAAATATTGGCGACACCGCAGAAAGTCACAACTACTGATTATCCTACAGAAGAATATGATGTTACTGGAATATTTTCAGACACGGAACAAGAGTCAAAATCGGTCACATGTGACTACGCTCAGCTTCTTGAAGGCGTGGAGAAACTTTCGTCACCAGCATCTTCACCAGAACAAACCTCTCCTAAAAAAACTTTCAGCTCTGAATCATCAACCTTTCCGATACAAGGCCGTCGACTGTTTGATGTTGACTTTCTATTCAAAGAAATGTCGCGCATCAGCCAACATAACAAAGTGTTTCAGTGTTCGTTTGAAAATATGCGATTAATAAAAGAACATAAAAATGGAATGATAAGTAAATTTGATTTCAAGTGTAATATGTGTGGTACTGTTGAATCTATTTTCTCGGAGGACCCCCAAACAAATAAAGTCAACTGTAACATGGCATGGGTGAACAGTATGTTGTTAACGGGCCAAAGTTTTACACAGTTACAAGACATAACTTCAACTTTGGAAATGCCTTGCATGGCCAAGGAGACTTTCAACAAATGTCAAAAATCCCTATCTTCTGTTATACACGATGTCGCATGTCAAAGTATGGAAGCCGCTGGCAAAGAAGAAGCAAGATTGGCAGTAGAAAATGGCAGTGTGGATGTCGACGGAGTTCCTCTCATAGCAGTTGTCACTGATGGAGCTTGGTGTAAACGATCGTATGGAAACAAATATGATGCTCTTTCTGGGGTGGTAAGTTTGTGTATTACGTAA